DNA sequence from the Anguilla anguilla isolate fAngAng1 chromosome 4, fAngAng1.pri, whole genome shotgun sequence genome:
GAGGACTTGGGGATGTGAGCGCACGCATCGAGTACTTCTGCGCTCTGGACGGTTGATGGCGGGAGAGCAGCGTTCAGGAAAGGAGCCAAACGCTGGGGCCCCAGGGGGGTCTGCAAACGAGCGTCCCCTGATTACCGGGGAAATAAATCACTCCTGATTTAAGCGGagcttccccccgccccccctaaCTGCTCTCTTCTGCCCCCGCAGATCACGGTCATCTTCAAGGCCTTCCGCGGCTGCACGGAGCAGAAGGTGTACCAGGCCACCACCGACGACCTGCCCTCGGCCTTCCAGGACGGGACGCGGAGCGGGGGCCAGGGGGGCAGCCTGTGGATCGccgagcggggcggggccgggggccggcAGGTGCGGATCCAGGCCCACTACATCGGGACGTCCATCATCGTGCGGCGGGTGGGGCGCTACCTGACCTTCGCCATCCGCACGCCCGAGGACTCGCTGGGCCCGGCCGAGGAGAGCGGGGGGCTGCAGCTCTGCCTGCACGGCTGCCCCCGCAGCGAGCTGATCCAGGAGCACACGCTGGGCCGGCCCCCCgacccgggccccgcccccggccccggccccgccccgcgccccgccTACACCGTGGAGCGCGCCACCGCCCGCTGCCGGGAGACGCTGCAGGTGGAGGACGTGTACTTCCAGTCCTGCGTCTTCGACCTGCTCACCACGGGGGACCCCGAGTTCTCCATGGCCGCCTTCGGGGCGCTGGAGGACCTGAAGGCGCTGCCGCCCAGCAGGCTGAAGCAGAGCTCCTCGCCCAGGACTCCGCCGCTGCCgcgtggctccgcccccggctccgccccctccctgctcgCTCTGCTGGCCCTGCTTCTGttgcttttgtaaaaaaaaaattttgaaaaaaatgaaattctaaaaataaatgacgAAAGAGTGAGAAAACGAGTCGGCAGGAAGGCGACTCCAGCTTGAGGAAGGAGTACTCCCAaaccaggccccccccccccccccccccccttgttttattttatttttgcatggaCAGACCCCCGCTTGAAAGTTGTGATTTTTCTCATTGCGTCTCCATGGTGAGGACACTGCCAGGGAACC
Encoded proteins:
- the rgmd gene encoding RGM domain family, member D, translated to MGKSGPQNLAKRRLWNSMCFMMVLLSLLLRPACCQQCRIQRCNSEYVASTSPSSGLQDDAPADVDYCIALRAYSLCTRRMARSCRGDLFYHSAVFRIKELFTQHNCSSDGPTSSARASGAAGAATPRPPVPELCDYESRAAASASGGSAAGGPHRKYAHCGLFGDPHLRTFRDEFQTCKVEGAWPLIDNRYLSVQVTNVPVVQGSSATATSKITVIFKAFRGCTEQKVYQATTDDLPSAFQDGTRSGGQGGSLWIAERGGAGGRQVRIQAHYIGTSIIVRRVGRYLTFAIRTPEDSLGPAEESGGLQLCLHGCPRSELIQEHTLGRPPDPGPAPGPGPAPRPAYTVERATARCRETLQVEDVYFQSCVFDLLTTGDPEFSMAAFGALEDLKALPPSRLKQSSSPRTPPLPRGSAPGSAPSLLALLALLLLLL